In Vigna angularis cultivar LongXiaoDou No.4 chromosome 8, ASM1680809v1, whole genome shotgun sequence, the DNA window aaaaagtGATACTTTCTTTACTCATTAACCttaaccaatataaaaagtaataattttctCCGATCTAAAacagatataaaaatcatttttaaccaacgtaaaaaaaaatcattcctaaagaaaaaagtgacataaaatatatataaggtgttatttgaaaatattttacattaatcttttttataatgaatttatttcaATGGATATCAATCATAACATTATTGATCAGAACATTATTTCATGGTATGGCctacatatttatatatgtagACTTTAATAACATTTAACAAGTTCAATAGTAACGCAACTACAACAAAAACACAATGAAATAAAAGTACAACAAAATCACAATGACATTGAGATGTGCAAACTTTTGCGgatatatatcttaaaaattGCACAACTGATCGAAATAAAAAGACACAAAAACTAAAAGGATTTTCAAAACGCATGGAACATTGGTGTTATTTCCAACTTTACTTTTCATTGTAAAGTCCTGTTGTTTGATGTGTTTGCGTGCACAAAAACCACTAAGCAATGCGATATTGATCAAGAACTTCAGCATTTCTTTTTCCTGTGACGATTCTGAACTCCCTTAAATCTTCATACTTAAATGGTCGATAACGTGGACCACCGTTAAGTTCCGCCAACTTTGGATGAGCTTCAACAATACCATCCCTTGCTGCTAACATAAATACACCAAACGAATAACGAGTACATGTTTCCTTGCAGATTACACGATGCCTGGCATTCCAAAATTTTTCATTGCTCCAAACCTGTCAGAAAAacgtatatttttattagaaaatatctttttaacaacttttttacaacaacCTATGTGGTAGCTTGTAATTGGTCCGTTTTAAATACGCAGatcaataaaaaatagtgaCATATAGTCTGTTAtcaaaaaatgttgttaaaatattatgttcCATTTCTATTTTCAAGATTATGCATATAGTACACAAACATTAATGTAATtcaacagaaacaaaatataaacttgTTAATCTATGCTCACATGTCCAACATCTCCAACAATGCAGAGGAAGGACCCTGATTTGGGAGTCACTTTTTTTAATAAGCCAGAATCATCCAACAGCTCAAGACCAGTAACAGTTTCATCGTCTTGAAGTAGAGTGATAAATCCTGTATCTGAGTGCAACATTATTCCCATTTCACCTACATTTTCAGGGCTGAAATTGTATTTAATAGTTCTTAAAAGGAAAGGCCAGTCCTTGAAATCAACATCCACTATACCCAAACACTTGGCCATCTTTTGTGCTATAGTTGATGCCAAGTCATGAATTGCTTTCCCATACGTCTTTACTATTTTCCTGTCATAACAGATCcacattatttaaattcaaataatgtAAATCTCATCAGAGGCAAAAAATATCTGTTACAATGTGGTCAGAGATTTGAAGCTCCAAAGTTTTGCGTTTACATTATACGTAGTAAATGTGAGTTGAAGCTTTTGCAATGGCTGGTATGGATTACATGGAGAATAACAATCAGTTAATTAGTTTGATAAATGAGGTGAGATAAAGAGAGAGGTTGAAGAAAGGAACCTGTAATGGGGTGGTAAATCCACCTGAGAAAAGAAATCTTCAAGTGCCTGTGGTGATTTATGATAGTCATATATTCCCATGGCCTCATATAGAGGACTTGATGGAAACGGTGGAATATAACCACTATCAGGAATTATCGATTTGTTGCGCATTTTTATCTCTAAAGGAAGATCATGCCAGAATTTCACAGCTGATTTCATCTCTTTCATGAGTGTGTCTGGAATAGGGTGGTTTATCACCCTGAAAATACCACATTTCTCACATGCTTCTCTTAGCTTCTTCCATTCCTCTCCCTCTGAAAGCTTCTGAAAATCCACCACAGGAACATTAGCCTCCATCTCTTGCtctttcactttctt includes these proteins:
- the LOC128193548 gene encoding 2-oxoglutarate-dependent dioxygenase DAO-like, producing the protein MEANVPVVDFQKLSEGEEWKKLREACEKCGIFRVINHPIPDTLMKEMKSAVKFWHDLPLEIKMRNKSIIPDSGYIPPFPSSPLYEAMGIYDYHKSPQALEDFFSQVDLPPHYRKIVKTYGKAIHDLASTIAQKMAKCLGIVDVDFKDWPFLLRTIKYNFSPENVGEMGIMLHSDTGFITLLQDDETVTGLELLDDSGLLKKVTPKSGSFLCIVGDVGHVWSNEKFWNARHRVICKETCTRYSFGVFMLAARDGIVEAHPKLAELNGGPRYRPFKYEDLREFRIVTGKRNAEVLDQYRIA